Proteins encoded by one window of Ruminococcaceae bacterium R-25:
- a CDS encoding MutS-like protein: MDILFSQGSSKKTIALPKETIKDLALEDIAAYACSMKEDREIVMKIFSQIPSEPDDIRFRSSIVQDLIGNKELCDKISNCSHDIMALKYYGGSYKQMRRNETNLYNLLEDIRELMVFTNVTEKLAACLHEHEIKSEGLIRLREELDKTVNSEDFSALKKDLEDMKNDLGGVQAAYVAVNFTTDFNIENVAAIEFVPHKLVSKYGVVERLTAMNLIAPFETGTKLGRVPDPLLQAIAPKLQKHLKKHFSDIQKTFTKYADCDTKELTGMYEGLTFYLAMARFGRSLKDKGYDICFPVIDENVRFDIKGLYNLRLAVEGVQDIVKNDFAFKEDERIFILTGPNRGGKTIIEQAIGIASVMASHGLFVAADSFTGMPFTNILTHFPIDENLTINYGRLGEEAVRVKDIVSQSDDNTLILFNETYSTTSSSDGVYLARDLIRVLKEKGSYVIFNTHLHDLAKEIPEMNNWNGQGDIISIIMERKDDKNTFMLKRAEPDCCSYARDIALKYGITYEQMTDK, encoded by the coding sequence ATGGACATACTCTTTTCGCAGGGTTCTTCAAAGAAGACAATAGCATTACCGAAGGAAACAATTAAAGATCTGGCATTGGAAGATATTGCAGCATACGCGTGTTCCATGAAGGAAGACCGTGAGATCGTAATGAAGATATTCTCACAGATACCTTCCGAACCTGATGACATAAGATTCAGGAGCAGCATCGTTCAGGACCTGATCGGTAACAAAGAACTGTGCGATAAGATAAGCAATTGCTCCCACGACATCATGGCACTCAAATACTATGGCGGAAGCTATAAGCAGATGAGGAGAAATGAGACCAATCTCTATAATCTTTTGGAAGACATCAGAGAACTGATGGTCTTTACTAACGTAACCGAAAAGCTCGCAGCCTGCCTCCATGAACATGAGATCAAATCCGAAGGACTAATAAGACTTCGCGAAGAACTCGATAAGACCGTAAACTCTGAAGACTTCTCCGCATTGAAGAAGGATCTTGAAGACATGAAGAACGATCTGGGCGGCGTACAGGCAGCTTATGTTGCTGTTAACTTCACGACTGATTTCAATATTGAAAACGTTGCAGCAATAGAATTCGTTCCTCATAAACTTGTCTCTAAATACGGTGTTGTCGAAAGGCTCACTGCGATGAATCTGATCGCACCTTTTGAAACCGGAACCAAGCTCGGAAGAGTTCCCGATCCGCTTCTCCAGGCTATAGCTCCAAAGCTCCAGAAGCACTTAAAGAAGCACTTCAGCGATATACAGAAAACATTTACCAAATATGCCGATTGCGATACCAAAGAGCTCACCGGTATGTACGAGGGTCTGACGTTCTATCTTGCAATGGCAAGATTCGGCAGAAGTCTTAAAGACAAGGGTTATGACATCTGCTTCCCTGTTATCGATGAGAATGTAAGGTTCGACATCAAGGGATTATACAATTTAAGGCTTGCGGTCGAAGGTGTGCAGGACATCGTAAAGAATGATTTTGCCTTCAAAGAAGATGAGCGCATATTTATCCTCACAGGTCCTAACAGAGGCGGTAAGACGATAATCGAACAGGCTATAGGAATCGCTTCCGTTATGGCTTCACACGGACTGTTCGTTGCTGCGGACTCCTTTACCGGAATGCCTTTTACGAATATCCTTACGCACTTCCCTATTGATGAGAACCTCACGATCAATTACGGCCGTCTGGGTGAAGAAGCAGTAAGAGTCAAGGATATCGTAAGTCAGTCAGATGACAACACTCTCATTCTCTTTAATGAGACTTATTCAACTACATCATCCTCAGATGGTGTTTACCTTGCCAGAGACCTCATAAGAGTCCTTAAAGAAAAGGGCTCATACGTCATCTTCAATACACATCTTCACGATCTCGCAAAGGAGATTCCCGAGATGAACAACTGGAACGGTCAGGGAGACATCATCAGCATCATAATGGAACGCAAAGACGATAAGAATACGTTCATGCTAAAGCGCGCCGAACCCGACTGCTGCTCTTATGCGAGAGATATTGCTCTCAAGTACGGCATAACTTACGAGCAGATGACTGATAAGTAA
- a CDS encoding ribose 5-phosphate isomerase RpiB, whose translation MIIAVIQAGSQSGKNELIYSTVKKYAPDAEVINFGCTEDEKNKFSYIEISILVGLLLSSKAVDFVVTGCSSGQGMMLACNSMPGVLCGYIPTPQDAYLFAQINDGNAVSLPLGEEYTWAGEENLDKTIAKLFSEPFGQGYPKSEAKRKLEDTKLLKRIRYNSQVSMIKLLNTLEKPLLDKVLRKKEVVEYIIENGKDGEIKSFLKGIR comes from the coding sequence TTGATCATTGCAGTTATACAGGCCGGTTCACAGTCCGGAAAGAATGAACTGATCTACAGCACAGTTAAGAAGTATGCTCCTGACGCTGAAGTAATTAACTTCGGCTGTACTGAGGATGAAAAAAACAAATTCAGCTATATAGAGATATCCATTCTGGTCGGACTTTTGTTATCAAGCAAAGCGGTTGATTTTGTCGTTACAGGCTGTTCTTCAGGTCAGGGCATGATGCTTGCGTGCAATAGCATGCCGGGTGTCTTATGCGGATATATTCCGACACCACAGGATGCCTATCTTTTCGCGCAGATAAATGATGGTAATGCAGTGTCGCTCCCGTTGGGTGAAGAGTACACCTGGGCAGGTGAGGAGAATCTCGATAAGACTATTGCGAAGCTCTTCTCAGAGCCATTCGGACAGGGTTATCCGAAGAGTGAAGCAAAGCGGAAACTGGAAGATACAAAGCTCTTAAAGAGGATCAGATATAATTCTCAGGTAAGCATGATCAAGCTGCTAAATACCTTAGAAAAACCGCTTTTAGATAAAGTTTTAAGGAAAAAAGAAGTAGTAGAATACATAATCGAAAATGGAAAAGACGGAGAAATAAAGTCTTTTCTAAAAGGAATAAGGTGA
- a CDS encoding BadM/Rrf2 family transcriptional regulator — translation MISTRGRYGLRVMIDLAQHNDGNYIPLKDIAERQEISKKYLEIIVKQMVEGGLIKGLSGKGGGYKLVKKPEKYTVGEILTLMEGTICSVACLADKNYDCTRRKKCETLPMWKEFDGIVHDYLYGKKLSDLL, via the coding sequence ATGATCTCGACTAGAGGAAGATACGGCCTGCGCGTAATGATCGACCTGGCACAGCACAATGACGGCAACTATATTCCGCTCAAGGATATAGCTGAGAGACAGGAGATTTCCAAGAAATATCTGGAGATAATCGTAAAGCAGATGGTCGAAGGCGGACTCATCAAGGGCTTAAGCGGCAAAGGCGGCGGCTATAAGCTCGTTAAGAAGCCGGAGAAGTATACTGTCGGTGAAATACTGACTCTTATGGAAGGAACTATCTGTTCCGTCGCTTGCCTTGCAGACAAGAATTACGACTGTACAAGGCGCAAAAAATGCGAAACTCTTCCCATGTGGAAAGAGTTCGACGGAATCGTTCACGATTATCTGTATGGTAAGAAACTAAGCGATCTTCTCTGA
- a CDS encoding cysteine desulfurase, translating to MIYADNAATTKMSDAAIETLTTLLKDTYGNPSSLYEFGQKAKEVLEQARRDVAEAIGAQPNEIIFTSGGSEADNQAILSAAKMGALKGKKHIISTAFEHHAVLHTLRKLEKEGFEVTLLDVHENGLVTAEQVADAIREDTCLVTIMYANNEIGTIQPIREIGEVCRSKNVTFHTDAVQAVGHIKVNVVDDNIDMLSASGHKFHGPKGVGFLYVKKGIKVFNLIEGGAQERNRRAGTENVPGIAAMATALKESVANLDSYKAKLTPIRDKIIKGIGEIPHSALNGDAASRVPSNINYCFEGIEGESLLLLLDDKGIAASSGSACTSGSLDPSHVLLAIGRIHDVAHGSLRLSLGEDITEEDADYIIKSVKEVVEYLRGFSPVWRDLVAGKKEFIL from the coding sequence TTGATATACGCAGATAATGCTGCCACCACGAAAATGAGTGACGCAGCCATTGAAACACTTACAACTCTTTTAAAAGACACTTACGGAAACCCTTCTAGCCTTTATGAATTCGGCCAGAAGGCCAAGGAAGTCTTAGAGCAGGCGAGAAGAGATGTTGCTGAAGCAATCGGCGCCCAGCCCAATGAGATCATATTCACATCCGGCGGAAGCGAAGCTGACAACCAGGCTATTCTTTCAGCCGCTAAGATGGGAGCTCTTAAGGGCAAGAAGCATATCATCTCGACAGCTTTCGAGCACCATGCTGTTCTTCACACATTAAGAAAGCTCGAAAAGGAAGGCTTCGAAGTAACCCTTCTCGATGTTCATGAGAACGGACTTGTAACTGCCGAGCAGGTTGCAGACGCTATCCGTGAGGATACATGCCTTGTAACCATCATGTATGCAAATAATGAGATCGGAACCATCCAGCCGATCAGAGAGATCGGTGAAGTCTGCAGAAGCAAGAATGTTACATTCCATACTGATGCAGTTCAGGCAGTAGGCCACATCAAGGTAAATGTAGTTGACGATAATATCGATATGCTCTCAGCTTCAGGCCACAAGTTCCACGGACCTAAGGGTGTAGGTTTCCTTTATGTAAAGAAAGGAATTAAAGTATTTAACCTTATAGAGGGCGGTGCCCAGGAGAGAAACAGAAGAGCAGGTACCGAGAATGTACCTGGTATCGCTGCAATGGCTACGGCGCTTAAGGAGTCTGTCGCAAATCTTGATTCATACAAGGCAAAGCTTACTCCCATTAGAGATAAGATTATCAAGGGAATAGGTGAGATCCCTCACTCTGCACTTAACGGTGATGCAGCAAGCAGAGTTCCTTCCAATATCAACTATTGTTTTGAAGGTATCGAAGGCGAATCATTATTGCTTCTCCTTGACGATAAGGGTATCGCAGCATCTTCAGGCAGCGCATGCACATCCGGTTCATTGGATCCGAGCCATGTGCTCCTTGCTATCGGAAGGATCCACGATGTTGCACACGGCTCGCTCCGTTTGAGCCTTGGTGAGGACATTACAGAAGAAGACGCTGATTACATCATCAAGTCAGTCAAGGAAGTTGTTGAGTACTTAAGAGGCTTCTCGCCCGTATGGCGTGACCTTGTCGCAGGCAAAAAAGAATTCATTCTTTAA
- a CDS encoding modular FeS cluster scaffolding protein NifU produces the protein MALYSEKVMDHFRNPRNVGVLEDANGIGEVGNAKCGDIMKMYLKIEDDIVKDVKFETFGCGSAIASSSMATELIKGKPVSEARQLTNKAVAEALDGLPDYKMHCSVLAQEAIESALKDYESRQEKK, from the coding sequence ATGGCTTTATATAGTGAGAAAGTAATGGATCATTTCAGGAATCCGAGAAATGTTGGCGTACTTGAGGACGCTAACGGAATAGGTGAAGTAGGCAACGCAAAGTGCGGCGATATCATGAAGATGTACTTGAAGATCGAAGACGATATCGTAAAAGACGTTAAGTTCGAGACATTCGGTTGCGGCAGTGCTATCGCATCGAGCTCAATGGCGACAGAACTCATCAAGGGAAAGCCTGTATCAGAGGCCAGACAGCTTACAAATAAAGCAGTTGCAGAGGCTTTGGACGGACTTCCGGATTACAAGATGCACTGCTCCGTATTGGCTCAGGAAGCCATTGAATCAGCGCTTAAGGACTACGAGAGCAGACAGGAAAAGAAGTAA
- a CDS encoding cystathionine gamma-lyase has product MSNINDLKLNSVLIHGGIDGDEITGAVNVPVYQTSTYKQDGLGKNRGWEYSRTGNPTRAALEKLIADLEQGKHGLAFASGLAAINTVLSLFKSGDKLVVSDNIYGGTFRILDNVFKNFNITYKIVNTSDLEAVESAIDDDVKAIYIETPANPLLTITDIEAVSKIAKKHNKLVIVDNTFLTPYLQRPLTLGADIVIHSGTKYLGGHSDTISGFVVVNDDALADRLYYLQNAIGGVLAPWDSFLIIRGIKTLGVRMDRHVANAEKIARWLVESGFVSKVYYPGLESDPGYEVQKKQADGAGAMISFVLNDKYDYKKFFENLNLITLAESLGGVESLVCHPATMTHAAIPADIRKEVGIVDELIRFSVGIEDVDDLIADLKQAIENSAK; this is encoded by the coding sequence ATGAGCAATATAAATGATCTTAAACTTAATTCAGTTCTTATCCACGGCGGTATCGATGGCGACGAGATAACGGGTGCCGTAAACGTACCGGTCTACCAGACATCCACATATAAGCAGGACGGTCTTGGAAAGAACAGAGGCTGGGAATATTCCAGAACAGGCAATCCTACAAGAGCTGCATTGGAAAAGCTTATCGCAGACTTAGAGCAGGGAAAGCACGGACTTGCATTTGCATCAGGTCTTGCTGCGATCAATACGGTCTTATCACTTTTTAAGAGCGGCGATAAGCTCGTTGTATCAGACAATATCTACGGCGGAACTTTCCGTATACTTGATAACGTTTTCAAGAACTTCAATATTACATACAAGATCGTAAATACCTCTGATCTTGAAGCAGTTGAAAGTGCTATCGACGATGACGTAAAAGCTATTTACATTGAGACTCCCGCAAATCCGCTTCTCACGATCACCGACATCGAAGCAGTATCCAAGATCGCAAAGAAGCACAATAAACTCGTCATCGTCGACAACACTTTCCTTACACCTTATTTGCAGCGTCCTCTTACATTAGGCGCAGATATCGTTATCCACAGCGGTACTAAATATTTAGGCGGCCACTCTGATACGATCTCAGGATTTGTAGTAGTTAATGATGATGCTCTGGCTGACCGTCTCTACTATCTCCAGAATGCGATCGGCGGCGTTCTCGCACCTTGGGACAGCTTCCTTATCATCAGGGGAATCAAGACTCTCGGCGTACGTATGGACAGACATGTTGCGAATGCCGAGAAGATCGCAAGATGGCTTGTCGAAAGCGGCTTTGTAAGCAAGGTTTACTATCCCGGTCTTGAGAGCGATCCGGGCTATGAAGTGCAGAAGAAGCAGGCTGACGGCGCAGGCGCAATGATCTCATTTGTACTTAACGATAAATACGACTATAAGAAATTTTTCGAAAACTTAAACCTCATCACTTTGGCAGAGAGTTTGGGCGGTGTTGAATCGCTCGTATGCCATCCCGCAACAATGACTCACGCTGCGATCCCGGCTGATATCCGTAAGGAAGTAGGCATTGTAGATGAACTCATCAGATTCTCGGTAGGCATTGAAGATGTTGATGATCTTATCGCAGATCTCAAGCAGGCAATCGAAAACTCAGCAAAGTAA